The genomic region acccaatatatgtttttgaatgttttggttgtaaacagaacgtttGAGTACAGTTTGGGGACGAGACGATTTTTGGTGTAGTGGGCGTCAAGGAAACTGGTCTAAATGGAATAAGATTGAGCGCTCAGGCCAGCTTAGGCAgttgctttgtggaaatataaaaggtataaggaatcGGTAAGAATGTCGCTGGTATGTGGGGGGGAAATGTAGAGGTAGTGATGGGTTTATTTGGCGTGGAGCACGGACGAGTGtctgtctgatttgccattggtgttcCTTGTTTGTTCGTGttaagtgtttggagtgtcataagtacattatttccttttcgaTAATTGTCTTGAATTTCGGTGCATTCGCTGTGGGGCGAGTACGCCCTCGCGTCTTTTGCCTTGGATAGGGCAGTATTGCTGTCAGTTCAATCAGGTTGtgttcttaggctgaggaataagccctgcgggcagggtgttcattatgggaggtaaacaaaggGGCGGAATCTTGAAAAGGAGccctctaggctgtattttagctcactgggaggagataggagagctgccaggaggaagagtgagcagaaagactttaataaaatattgtcatcaatggtggcctttgtataaattggatgatgaggagaaatggcccttcagtggaaccttgaattagaataccttgttgcaattgatgttgtttttgagggggagccggtaccgcgtttcccggatggggggaagcagggaaacgtccccgcggcctcccccagctggggagggagctggagcccaaaaaaactgctgtgacgaggcccgagcgcggtgctgcgtggtgtgtgccccaaccagcgcccaagggggcccctcccgcctcaacggtgcttctcggaggcagcagccccgctgctcagaatcacagaggaAGGGCAAaccctgtccttgattttattttctcaaggtgaaacctatcaaccaagctttaacacctacggatgatgattttgtaacaGTAAAtggagctactggccaaagtgaaaaggtgtactttttaaaacctctttaaactagattgggaaaacaattAGGAATACACAAACTCTTATATgtgcctaactcaccaaaaccttTATTGGGGTAAGActtattggaagaactgaaagcggaaataaaatttgagaaaggaaaagtagaacTTCGAGTggggatgaccagctaattgaacttctgagtctggccctcatagatactcctgttagctcagaagtgcctgaggaaatccagaaccaGGTATATCCAagggtatgggcctcagaaataccaggaaaagctaAAATATTAGTTTGTCTGCAGTTCGGTCCTGGCTGGAGAATGGAGCCAATGTTCTTGGAAGAAACGTAGGGGAgggcacacacagacacaggcaggAGCCTCCTCTTTGGAGAAAACCAGGGAGAGACAATGCAAAGGGAAGGTCAGAAGGTCAGGTCAGTCCCCTTGAGACCACATTGCCTCGGGTCCCTGGAGGGGGACGTGGatcggggacggggctgggaagggctctCGGGAGAAAGTCATTGCTAAAACTCTTCGAGGACCACGAGTTAGTTCAAGTGATGGAGAATGGGGAAATCCTGCATTTCGGGGCCTGTGGGGATCCGCAGGGTGCTGCGTGTCTggtccccgccccgcggcgtgTCCCCAGCACGTGTCCCTGtgtcacagcagccctctgtgaGGCGCCGCGCCCTGCAGTGGTGTCACAGTGGGCAGGCTCTATATCTTCCCAAgggggctggtgctgccccagTTTCTCATGGCGTTCGCAGGAGGAGGACCCAGAGAGAGCAGTGCGTCCATCTGGGggatcctgctgccctgaggaggatgagagcACTCAGAGGTGAGGGGCTGGCGGGAGGCTGGGGGCTGATGCCTGCTGGGGGCTGCGTCCCCGTcacctctcatcctgctgccaggcacctccgagagggctctggctccatcctctccctgccctccgtggggcagctggggactgCTCAAAGATGACCTGACCCGGCCGGCTCTTGTTGGGGCTGCcaagccccagccctcccagcacctccttgCAGGGCCCCATGTCCATGTCCCACCCGGCTCAGGGTCCCCGTGCTGGACGCACTCTAGCGCATTGCTGCCATTCTgtcactggggagcccagaatgGATCCAGTCCCCCAGTGTGGTCTTCCCAGTGCCGCAGTGAGGGGAAGACTCCCTTCCCTCATCCCAATGACTGCCCTTTTGCCAgtacagcccagcacaggctgttAGTATTGGGAGAGGCTGGAAgatcctcccccctccctggtgcaaagccctgcagccagcaaaacaatttctttcttttcttccagctctctgctcaTGCATGTGTTCCCAGTCCAGCCCTGCACATCCTGAGGATGGAGGCAGGGCAAAGGAGGCTGTCCCTGAAGCCAACACTACCTTTGCGGCCATTGGGGCTTCTCTGCTAAAGCGGCTGCAAGACCATGAGGTGAGACAAGGGGGCTCGAGGGCTCTCCTCCAAGCCCTTGACTTCCCCAGGTGCTGTGGCAGAGGGGGATCTCGCCTGATGGCACTTCTGCCCTCCTGCAGGCCCTTCATCCCCAAGCGCCGATCCTGCCGCTCCAGCTGGACTAATgccactgctccctccctcctttccctgggagctTGCAGTGCTCTCCTGGACAAGGCAAAGCCTCTGGCATAAatcccagcatctctccagcacctttgcCCAAGTGTCCAAGGCCCCACCTTAGCTTTGGTTCCAGAACTGTCCCAGTGCCTCCCCAGCACGAGGGGAGTGACACTGTGCCCCAAGGTGCAGGGTGTTCAtggcttcccctcctcagggcaTGGTCTCATTCCCACGTCTTCCCCTTCCTCGCCTGGCACTGTCCGTCTGACCTCCACCATCCCCCATCCTCAGGACCGACTTCCTAGGCTCCCGCACGGCCTTTTACCCTGGTGGAATCAACCTCCCTGTCTGGCTCTCTGGTAGTGTTAGAGGTGCCGCAGAAGATCTTGCCGTTCCCCATGGCTGTCCTGACCGATGCCTGCAGCGCGTACCTCATGCCCGTGTCACACAGATGATTTGGGGGGCAGTAGGTCTCTCTCGTGGGTCCCTGACAACGAGGGCAAAGCAAGTCCATCACTCCCCTTTGTtgtctgtccccagggtgaccgAGTGGAGACATACCGGGAGCTGGAGAGTGTCTTGCAGGGAGACGATGGCAGTTTGCAGAGCGGTGTCGTGAACCGCCTGATAGCAGAGGTGTCCAGTGACATgcgagcagcccaggtgagcttgttctctttcaaggctgccaaagcagcctgcctctgcccctGTTTTTTGGGGAAATAtagagcagcacagagatgttcCTCAACTATTCAGACCCAGCGGAGGTCCTGAGGGGACTCGTCCTTATAGGGAATTTGAAGAGGAAATGCAGAGAGTAGTGCAGAGAGGTGGACGCGGGGCTGTTTCTAACTGAGCGAGAGCTGGGTTCAAGCTCACTTGAGGAACAGCCCTGGGAACCCACCAGCCCCATGGAGATGCCCCAGGGGGTCTCAAGTCTGTGTCAGTTTGTTCCTGGCATCTCcgcagagagggagagaaggcagcagcacacgGCTGTGTCAGGGAAAAGCCTCCCTCGCCTCACTGGGGAGCTGCTCGCCTACCCCAGGGTACAAGAGGCAGCAGGCGCCCGGCCTGAGCAAACTGCCCCGTGGGGTCTTGCAGGTGAGGCAGGGGTGTTCAGCCTGTccgagtgcctcagcctttttctcggGAGTGTTTAACTTGTGGCACTTTTTCAGGGTGTGACAGATGATGTGAAGATGGCTGCTAGCAACGTCCTGGTGGCTCTGGCCCGCTCCCACTTCCACTTTGTCATGTCCGAGCTCCAGAGCCACCTGAAGGCCATGGGGAAGGTCCCTGATGAGATCGTGCTCCTCACCTTGGGCAAAATGGCCCGCAGCTATGGTACGGCACCCTGGGCCTCTTGGTTTGGGTAGGGGTCTGTGATAACGGGGAGAAGGCATCATCCCCCTTCCTGAAGGCTCTGTGTTGAACTGAGGGGCTATGAAGTTACCGTGCCtccttgctctgtgccagggctggccgGCAGCTCTGCCTTACTAGCCCAGTCCTGGTTCCTGGAGGGTGGGAACCCACTGGAGACAAACCCGCAGGGTCTCTGCCCCGCACTGTCCTCCCCATTTCCCTAAAGGGCTTTCCTGTGTCCCccttggggaaggcagccctccccacaccctctGGCATGTCCCACatggcccagcagccccagccttgccAGGGATCGACCCCGGTCTCCCGTGTCTCTCACTGACCCTCTcggtccctctgtccctgccttctctgcagccctgcggtGCATCCCCTTCGTGGGAATGACGCTGCTTGCCCTGCGTGCCATGCTGAGCCGGGTGGGGAGTGGCCGGATCCTGCGCGCTGTCTGCAGTGGTGAGTGTCCCCTCCTTAGCTGGGGTCCCAGGgtcaggggctggggtggcctTTGATGCCTCCATGTGATCTCAGAGGGAACATGGCAGGTGTCAGCCCACAGCGAGGTCAGGCCTTGGCGATCCCAAACCTCTGTGAGTGTGCAGAAGGAGCGGGAGAAGCCCCGGAGGTTTCTGTGGGTAGGACGCGACGGTGCTGCACAGGGGAACTCCTGGGTCCCTTCCCATGGCTTCTGTTCCCCTGTTTCCCCTGGGAAATACTGGAGGGGAACAGGCcattgaggaggaaaaggatggggaggaggagagaaacagtgGGGTGTTTGAAACCAGACACCTCAAGGGCACAGCTTGGCCTCAGATGCAGATCTGGtcctgggctgagccctgccgaGCCTGGGACCATCCTTAGAGCAGGCTTGGGTGAGGGTGCAAGGTTCCGTCCCTGCTGCAGACTCTCACgtgctgcccttccctttctcctggtgcAGTTCTGGAGCAATGGTCAAAAGGGGTCAATACATACTTCGGCAGCCGGGAGCAATGCCCCTTCCCTCGCAATGTGGAAGCGCAGCTCTGTGAAGACATTTACCCAGTCTTCTGTTACGTGTTGGTAAATTGGCTGGGCTGcgaggaagaagaggtaagaagtgctgctttccacgCCTGGGGCCACAGCGGGGATGTCCACGTTGGTGGGTCTGTCTGTGGCTGGTGGGGTGCGagcagaggggtgaggggagggagcggTCTGAATGAGAAAGCATCCCAGGCCGGGAGCCTGCTGTCactgtgcctggggctggaggctctctggcaggaagcagctgagtcctggggcctttctgcagggagggctggggtgcgAGCGTGGGGaactgctctctctcctctggagtgagcccttctgctgcagggcagaagggaaagggaaacccCTCCCAGTGGGAAGGGCAGACTGGTGTGCAGGCGATGCTGAGTGCTAGGCAGACCTTCAGCCCTCCAAGcagagcctctcccttccctcttcaggacaagcaggctgtgctcaggGCGGTGGCTGCCATGATGGAGGTCCTGCTGCGTGAGGAGCAGCACCGCGAGCatgcctgggagcagctcctctggctgctgcaccaATCTCAGGAGGTCCGAGACACCTCCCGGGTCAACAAGGTGAGGTGTTGCGCAGGGCCCGgcgtggctgctggggtgggtctgCGCGAGTGCCCAcgaggcactggggagctgtggggtgccaggaggagctgggaaggccttagagaaggaacagggagggggagagcagaggaggcctgAGACTTCCCCGCACTCtttgggcaagaaaagagaaatgcggGGAGGGGCCAGAAGGGAGGCAAGAGTCCCCGGGGCTCGTCTTCTCAGGAAGGGAGGCATTGCCATCTCTGTAGCGCTCTGTGCATGGGAAGAGCTTTGCCCTAATGCCCAGGGCCGTGTCCAGTCCCGTCCAGTGAGGGCTGAGGTCTGATGAGTGGGAAGTGCCGGGAAACGGAGTTGTCAACAGCGGgctctgttcagaggaaagagaccCTGCCGATGCTGCTCTGAGGGGAGGGCAAACAAGAAGCCCCATCCAGGagggtttgtggttttccctgggagctgctgttagggactccccttctcccagatgTGCCTTTAGGTAGctttagcctcctcttcctcccccgtTGTCTCACAGACCTTCCTGCAGGCCAGGAACACGCCAGGATTTGTGAGACAGGTGCCACGTAGGTTCCTTAAGGCTGCAGGAGGCCTGATCCTGGCTGTTCGGAATGGGCCTGAGGGGCAGCCCTGTTCCCACAGTGATTTCCCTCTCAGCCAAGTCGCAGCAGGactctgggagaggagggcagagagcaccctttcttttcagtccccCTCAATGCTgatgcagatttctttaaaacagaccttgttcccacagctccctgacGTGACCAAAGAGCCTGGCCTGGCCCCTAAGGCAGAACTTCCCCGCTGCATCGCGCTGCAGGGTAAGGAGAGGAGACTGGGCGATCCCCCGTCGTGCTGTGGcggctctctccctgtcctcggcagtcagaggcagctgcctgctagtGCAGAATGcgatttcttccctgcagcacgaATATGCCCTGAGGAGACGGGCATGTTTCTGCACTCCCCGGAGAGCGGTGGGAGCAAGGCCGGTCgcgtggcagccctgggcctgctGGGAGCGCTGGCCCACTCTGACGGTCAGTGCCATGGGCCAGGGACAGAAGGCAGGggttggggctgctgggctgagagcaggaacgGGCTGAAAGCGGTGCACCTGCAcccaaaaggagctgcaaagagcGGGTCCCCCAGCCGAGCTGACGCCCTGCGACAGGGCTCGAGCTCTCCTCCGGCAGTTAGAAATGGTGGCACACCAGGGATGATGCTCCAAGCTCAGTAACACGGGCAGGCTGGTGGGTGGGCGGGTGGGCTGCTgtgcacaggagctgcttgtaCCCAAGTCATTTCTCACATGCTCTGTGTTACCATATTACCATAGCTTTCAGTCCCTATAAAACAGCTGTGCCTCTAGAAATGGAGTCCCTCTGGCTATGCCgctgcctcctgtgaagtcagAGTCAGGCCCCGCTTTTCTGTCCCGTTGGTGTGCGAAAAACTTGGAAGCTTCTGCCATTGGGGCTCTACCTCAATGCACACCTCTCCAtatctcttccagcacctgcagtgagagagaagctgccccAGGTGATGGAGGCCGTGGAGTCAGTGTGCAACCACCCCAgtgcccaggtgagctggtttgggaagggacagtgccaccaggggaggcagaggaagcctttccctcagggcagagctggggtgcctggggaagtgCCGGCGCATTGCCCAGGCAGTGGGTGATGGCTCCTCCccggggagagctggcagagtggaGCGGGGAGGTCGCTGTGCTCTGTGGGGCAAATGCCCGTCCAGCCTGGTGCTAAAGCCCAGCCCTGATGGCCGGAGCGAAAGCTTCTGCCGTGCGCTTGTCATCTCTCCACGAGCCACAAAGGCTGCCCCCAAGCAAAGGCGGCTTCCCTTTGGATTTTGAACAGGAGGACCGTAACCACGCTCTCCCCTGGCAGGTGCGGAGGGCAGTTCTGGAGTTCAtccgggagctgctcagctccggctcccagagctgctgggcatgggaTGTGGTGGAGCACATCTTCAACAAGTTCAGCCGGACCTCAGGCAGACTGGTAAGGGCAGAGCAGGACACCTGGGGCTCCCAACGGTACCTGGCCTGTGCTGAGAGCTCCTGCAGGCATCCTTGAGCATGAAGAGCTCCACGCTGCAGGGCCATCAGCGCTGGCACTGCCATTGGAATGACCTCCAACTGGCTGTTCCTCATGGGTGTCTGTGCTGATGTTGGTGGAGATGTCAGTGAATGATGAGGGTTTGCACCCGGGCGTGCCACCTGggactgtggggctgcctgcgcaccccacaggctgagctgtgcccacagacaccttcagcaaagctgccttgCAAAGGGAGGGGCCTTCTAGGGACAGGATTCTCCATCCTTAAGCGCTCACAGACAATCAACAAAACACAGCCAGTGCAGACAGATGGGCCTGGCTAGAGGatctttctgtggtgttctcaTACTCTGGTCCTCCAAAGCACGCCCTGCCCATCCAATAGCAGTCTGGGGACCCGCATCCCTTCTGGCAAGGGGACAGGCCGTCTGGCAGTCCCTTTGGTGAGTGTTTCCAGCTGGGTGCTCAGGAGATGAAGGATGGGCATGGCTGAGCCTTTTGCTGACATGCTGAGGATCTTCCCTCTGGCTAGAGCCTCCCTCCAACGGGGGGATCTGTGTGCGTTGCTTTGCTCCAGGGCTCGGGGAGGCTCTGCTTTGTCAGCAGGGCAAAGGAAGGAGCCAGCTTCTCCTCCACATCTGTCAGGCTGGgcgtgctgctgccagggctggcatcaaacacagccctgctgaagggCACGTTCCTCACAGTGGCACGACAGCAGCATTTGGGCCCTGGGGAACCGTGCAGACAAGCAGTGTCTCTCCCTGATCCCAGGCTTCCTAGTCCTTCCCAGGGTCCAGGAACTGGTTCCCAAGCTGGGTCTGGCTGTCATTGTCCTCCTTCAGGAGGTCAGTGCTCCTGGGAGGTTGGCGCCTTGTCGGTCGGGAGCTGAGAGTAACAGGGGTTTTGCCAACTCTGTCTtacaggtggcaggaggcctttTTGCCTGGGTAACACCGGAGGAAGGAGCTCTTCGAGCCCTGTGTGTGGACATCCTGGGCTCGCTGGACGTCTCTCTGAGAGGGATGACCAAAGTAAGTcgccctgtgccctgctgctgtggccacttcTTGCCTTCAGGGCATTTTTCCTCATGCTTCCCCATGCTGTGAACCTCTTCCCTCACATGTGCTGAAGCACACAAGGCTCAGGGAGACGCAGACTGTCACTTTTGTCTTCGAGCTGAATAGAAATGCTGATGTGGTGAATTGCCtggttcttctctgcagctcctgtggccgAGGCTGCTGCAGTATGTGGTGCCAGCCCAGTACAGCGGCATGCTGATCCCGCTCTCCCGCTGTCTCCGAGCCCTAGTTGAGAGACGGGAGAGCGCAGGGTGTGAAGAAGATGAGGAGGACCCGGATACCCTGGACTCCCAGGAGCGAGGTAGAAGCTAATGGGTTCAGCCAGGGGCTTGGCCAGTCTGTGTCTACAtgcaccctgccagccctcagcaGAAGCCTGGGAGAACCAAAGggcggagccaggctctgctgctgggcatgaggggctctgccctgcattGCCCCTTGCCCAGCGCAGAggcctgcctctcctgctcgcaGCACTCTCCTGGCGAGCTGGGGCCCATTCCtggccatgctggagctgccttCATCTCATGCTGGGCAGCCCTGTGGATTTCTCCCGGGTCAGCGctgtggcagcacagctgctttcagccctcagccctgtgtGGGGCATCGGAGGCGCGATGGGCAGGGCACGGAGGGGGCTTGTTGGCTCACccagcctttcttcctccccacagcccggctgccggctccccaggCCCTGCTGGCTCGACTGCTGGTGAGTAGTGGGGCCCGggggaaagagcttttctggccaggggtggtgggggagcccagggcagagatgctgttgAGGCCAGTGCCGGGATCCcccaaggaggaggcagtgtgCCTGAGACTGCCTGGGCCTGTCCGGTATCCCACTCCTTTCTTGGGGCTAGCAGCACCCCGGGTGCAGGAGCGGCATcgagctccctccatccctccatccctccctccctccctcccgggaaaaactgcagctctggtggcaggagtgacccttctctcctgccctcgcctaggtggtggcagcagctcctcacaaGAGCGGTGAACGTGCCGtcgctgccttgcagctgctgcaggccctgCATGGCAGGATACACCGAGCCTTGGGGGTGGTGTGGACTACCGagatccccctcctgctgcagtactTGGAAGGTAAAgtgcgggtggggagggagaggctggggggagggaaggggagcaggaaaatgcagcttcccagcgtGACGGAGGAGAATTGTCCCCAGTtccccagcacttgctctgcagcctttccccttccagggagccaaagctgaggctgggggcagccaaCCCCCAGTGTCGATTTGGCCCAGGGGATGGATGGGGCTGTTGATGTCCTTTTGGAGGGCAGGTCTTGGCGGCACCCCCATGTCCTGGCCGGGAAGGTGTTTGGGGGAGGGACAGGACTGGTGCTCCTGGAGGGGGTGCAGCCCCTGGCTTTGGAGAACCAAGttgccaggccaggccaggtttgcagcagctgtccttggcAATAGCCTGGGAGAAGGGCTGCAAATGGGCAGAAAGTGGTGGGtcattaaggagaaaatgtgtgttgCCAATGCACGCTGGCACGCAGTGGTCGGAGTTGTTCTGGGAGCTGCAGTCAAGCAGTGGGGATCTGCCGCAGTCAGCGCGTCCTTCCACAGCTTGAATCAGTGGCCCTGACAAATGTTcctgggatccctcctgtgtctTTGGCCTCACAAGGGCTTTGGTGTAGGTGCTTGTAGGCCCTTTCTAGCCTGATGGCCTGGGAATGTTGGGAGGTCTGACCGCAGAGGAGACCACAGGGCTCGTCTTTGGTGTGAGCTTAAATAGCAGCGAgggcttttgcttcctcttgctttctagggaaaaccaagaggtccctggactctgcagagtgggagcatCGTGTGCTCAAGGTACAGCATCCTTGGGGGGTGTCACAaatagagggggagaagagggaacagaCAAAGTTGTGGGAGGAAGCTCGGGGCTGCCTGtgtaggcagcaggaggtgggggcaCCTCCTGAGTGCCCTGTGCCTCCCCCCGCAGTAGGTGCCTGCCcgctcagaggagctgctgtctgcgCACGTGCCACGGCTGATGGCTAATGCCCTCTATCGCTGTGGCACACGCCttagcactgcctcctcctctatGTCTGGCATGCCGGGAGGGTCTCGCCTGAGGTGTtaggggaagagggaggctggtgaaaagagggctgggtggggcaggggaagagtctgCCGTTCCCAGTAGCTCCCCTCAGCAGTGTCCCGGGACATGCGAGCGTAGAAAGCATCCTGGCCAAGGGCAGGGGAACActcgcttcctctctgttccccacagtTCCTGCGAGCGTCGCTGGAGCCCATCGAGGACAGGGCCTGGACCATGGgcctgagccaggagctgagccagcagctgggcagctctgcccccggctcctgggagaaggtgtgtctcctgccccgcgccagggctggggctctgcccacACAGGcggttttcattgcttccccttctcttgcccCCAAAATGCGCCTCCCTGGGCTACTCCAGTGGCTGGCTACCACCAGGGGTGGTCGGGTCTGTCTGGGGCCAGACCTTTCCTGACAGGTCGGGCCGTGACCACATCTCGGACGTGGCctcttctcttgcagcttttcctgtacaaggcccttgggacagtgctggcagcttgtCGGGATCTCAGACACGTCCAAGGGCAGGTGCTGAGGTTCCTGCAGGAGACAAACCCTGTGGAGCTGTCTGAAGCCCAGGTGAGGTGATGTTCCTGTCCTGCGCATCCCCTGCCTGttcctgggggagaggcagggctgctccagacCTCGATTTCCCCCATGCTGCCATTTCCCCCTTGCTGCAACGTCCTGCCTGGCCATTGTTGCTGGCCATGGCCGagtgcctgggctggagccaactccctgtttctctgtggttgcAGGGAATGGTTTCTGTTGTGTCCCACACGGCTGAGAGCCACTTCCATCTGGTCTTGGACACGGTGACCATGTTCTCCACCGCTTTCACTAGAGGCTGGTTTTATCAGACTTCCATGGGCTGGAAGGTAAAGGAGCCAGGGTTTCcctgtttggctttccttttttggcctTCTTTCACTTCTACACCTGCAGCAGCTAAATTGTGGCAGCTGCCTTTAGATAAGCATTCGTGTAAGAGCTAGCCGAGACCTCTGTTTCAGAGGGGACGTCCTGACATTGGGGCCCCTGAGGTGtctttggagaggagggggtTTGACACCGGGTGGAtcagagccacccagctggggcagctgcagcggttGCTTGCTTGCAGCCACCTTGCCCCTGacttaacttcagcaggagctggcgaCAAGGGGGTGGGCACGGTGTGACACTCTGACCCTTCCCCAAAGCTGAGGGCCAAGAGCAGGAGCCTGGTGAAGTCTcactggctctgctccccacctgggggctgtggggaagcctttcagggcagggcagggccctaCAGAGAGAGCggtgcagcctggcctggggaggtgagcaGAGTGGGCTCATCTGCACCCCTGACGAGCACGGGCTGCGTGTCTGAGCAGGACCGTGACAGGCTCTGTCAGAtacctttccacagaaaggttccaggcagctccccgacctctcaaatcagtggtaaaagagccagcagtgtgtgcgATGCTGGCTGcacctcatccccatccccatgcgaGATCCCAAGCTGTGGGATGGGAACAACTTCTGGCCCTGGAACTCGCAGCTCGAGGAGTggcttggggagctgctgggaggtgcccagggaaacaaggagctggggagggtgcagggcagggcctgctgcaggagcctgcTAGAGTTCCGGGGCTGACCTCTCCGGCATCTCTGTTGACAcaggtacagcagcagcagaagatggagagcGCCCAGGCCATTCGTGCTGCTCTCATGCGCACCTACAGCGGCATTGCACTGCGTgcccccaaggagcagctgctcccCCGCGTGGATAAAGAAATTGTGGGCAACAtcctgcagctctccagagctaaacagagggtaggagcatggggcgtgcagggcagggatgcttgggtgtcccagctccagccccttggggctggggtgcactgAGGTGGACGGTCCCTTTCTAAAGatctcccaaggaagggtttgtcctcaacgtccagatccagccccccatgggtttcccctgcccatgctcttcttccacctctcagcccttcaaagagttgaaggggtgctttgctctctttggcctcaggacttgcagctcaagctcgccctggtgcagagcatcaccgaggtcagctgtgccatccaggctgtgggcgactgcggcagctttgagctg from Gavia stellata isolate bGavSte3 chromosome 4, bGavSte3.hap2, whole genome shotgun sequence harbors:
- the LOC132316921 gene encoding maestro heat-like repeat-containing protein family member 2B codes for the protein MRAAQGVTDDVKMAASNVLVALARSHFHFVMSELQSHLKAMGKVPDEIVLLTLGKMARSYALRCIPFVGMTLLALRAMLSRVGSGRILRAVCSVLEQWSKGVNTYFGSREQCPFPRNVEAQLCEDIYPVFCYVLVNWLGCEEEEDKQAVLRAVAAMMEVLLREEQHREHAWEQLLWLLHQSQEVRDTSRVNKLPDVTKEPGLAPKAELPRCIALQARICPEETGMFLHSPESGGSKAGRVAALGLLGALAHSDAPAVREKLPQVMEAVESVCNHPSAQVRRAVLEFIRELLSSGSQSCWAWDVVEHIFNKFSRTSGRLVAGGLFAWVTPEEGALRALCVDILGSLDVSLRGMTKLLWPRLLQYVVPAQYSGMLIPLSRCLRALVERRESAGCEEDEEDPDTLDSQERARLPAPQALLARLLVVAAAPHKSGERAVAALQLLQALHGRIHRALGVVWTTEIPLLLQYLEGKTKRSLDSAEWEHRVLKFLRASLEPIEDRAWTMGLSQELSQQLGSSAPGSWEKLFLYKALGTVLAACRDLRHVQGQVLRFLQETNPVELSEAQGMVSVVSHTAESHFHLVLDTVTMFSTAFTRGWFYQTSMGWKVQQQQKMESAQAIRAALMRTYSGIALRAPKEQLLPRVDKEIVGNILQLSRAKQRDLQLKLALVQSITEVSCAIQAVGDCGSFELSLKQEATWTLLDWIKGEPWDSLVYGVFQALEELSKLRPPLSREE